From the Anabaena cylindrica PCC 7122 genome, one window contains:
- a CDS encoding type II toxin-antitoxin system RelE/ParE family toxin, producing the protein MPETQVVFYQEEDGEVPVLEWLTRLLKEDRKGYANCVARIKQLGMLGYELRRPGADYLRDGIYELRAKHIRVQYRILYFFHGQNVAILAQAITKEQAAVPAIDIERAIARKRLFEEKPEAHTYYEEEDDGQD; encoded by the coding sequence GTGCCTGAAACCCAGGTTGTTTTCTACCAGGAGGAAGATGGGGAAGTACCTGTTCTGGAATGGTTGACGCGACTTTTAAAAGAAGACCGCAAAGGATATGCAAACTGTGTAGCTCGCATCAAGCAACTTGGGATGTTAGGATACGAACTGCGTCGCCCTGGTGCAGATTACCTACGGGATGGTATCTATGAATTGCGGGCAAAGCATATTCGTGTCCAGTACCGGATTTTGTACTTTTTTCATGGGCAAAACGTGGCGATTCTGGCACAAGCCATTACGAAAGAACAAGCGGCAGTACCAGCAATTGATATCGAACGAGCGATAGCGCGAAAGCGTTTATTTGAGGAAAAGCCAGAAGCGCACACTTACTACGAGGAGGAAGACGATGGCCAAGACTAG